Genomic segment of Mesorhizobium sp. B1-1-8:
TGTCGAACGCATCCGGACGAATACCGCGTTCAATTTGGGTCCAGCTGACAGGATGGGCAATCGGAAAGCCCGGCCGCGCCCGTGGTGAGAAAGCACCGACGGCGGTGTTGCCGCGACCATTGCGAAGGTAGTCGACGAATATTCGGCCTTTTCGCGCCGACGGAGCGGCGGACAAAAGGTAGCGGTCGGGATCCGCATCGACAAGACATTGGGCGAGCGATCTCGCCAGGTGCCGAGCCTTGTCATGCGTCATCCTTGTCTCGAGCGGCGCCATCAAGTGAATGCCCTTCCCGCCTGTGACCTTGGGCCAGCTCTCCAGACCCGCGGCTCGCAAGATGTCGCGGAGCGCAAGGGCTGTATCGATCACCTCATCCCATTCGACCGCTTGGCCTGGGTCAAGGTCCAAAACAATGCGGTCGCAATGCTCAATGTCCTCCACCGTGGCGTTCCACGGATGCAACTCGACCGCGTCCATCTCGACCAGGCCCAGCAAACCGGCAAGGTCATCTACCCACACTCGCACGCCCTCGCCGCCTTCTCTCTTTTGCACGCGCAACTGGTGCACGGCGCAGGGGATATCGGGCAATGGTCCCTTATGGAAGAAGGTGGCGCCAAGGGTGTGGCGAACGAGCTTGAGCGGACGGCGAGCAAGATGCGGAAGCGCCTGATCGGCTACCGTCTCCCAATATCGGGCAAGCTCTTCCTTGGAGGGCGAGACAGCATCGGGCAGCAGCTGCAGAATGTTTTCGCGCGGGACGCCGTGGCCGACCGCGCTCTCCCGACGTCTTGAAGCCGCTGGCGGCTTGGCCGGGATGGTTGCGAGGTCTTCGCGCAATCCCTTGAACACGGCCTCGCGCAGTATGCCGCGATCCGTAACCCCGCTGAATTGCACTTCAGCCAAGGCGTCCGGCTTGACCCATGTCGCCTTCGGCTTCTTTATCGGCTCTGACAAAGGTGATTTGCTGATGATCAGCGGATCAAGGCGCTCTCGAAGCTCTTGTGCAGCCCGAGTGGTGTAGCCGCTCTGAGCCTTTCCGGCATAGAGCAGCCGGTCGCCCTCCCGGCGCCCAATGTAGAGTGATGCGACCCGGCGCGGGTGAGCGCCCAGTTTTTCGACGAAGGCGACGATGGGAAAAGTATCGCTCTTGATGCACTTGACCTTGAGCCAGGTCGTCTGGACCCCCGAGCGATAAGGAGCGTCGGCGCGCTTGCAGACGATCCCCTCGAGACCCATGCGGCAGGCATGTTCAAAAACATCCCTGCCGCTGGCCTCCAGATGCTCGGCATAGGTCAGTGTCGGCGCGGTGCCCTTCAGTAGCTTCTCGAGCCCAGCCTTGCGTTCGGCCAGCGGCAGGGCCCTAAAGTCCCGTCCGTTGAGGTATAGCAGATCGAACGCGTAGAGAATGAGCCTTGATGAGTTCGGGTTGCCCAACTCGCGTTCCAGGGCCTGGTAATCGGGCAGGCCGGTGTCTCCAAGCACGACAGCCTCCCCGTCGATGATCGCGTTCTTGACCGGCAGGGCCGCAGCCGCCTCGACAATCCTCCTGTAGCGGCGCGACCAGTCGTAGCCACGCCGGGTAAAGGCTCGCGCTGCGCCGCCCTCAATTATGAGTTCTGTGCGGTAGCCGTCATACTTTATCTCATGCAGCCACTCACGACCCTCGGGAGCCTTGTCGACCAGGGTTGGCGACTGAAATTCGACGAATGAAAGCGGCTGCGCGAGGTTCCCCATGCATTGATGCTCCGAACCGCGACTCAAGCCACGGCCCGGCAATGAGTTCCTCATATTTTAGTAAAATTGAATATTTTTCGCTGAAGCCCGGTCTCGCTGGGCGTGAGCAACTTGCGGGCCGAAATCAAACCAGACATGGGCGGCCGCGGCGGCATCGCTTTCAGGCTTGATCTGTCTGACGGCCCTTGGCGGCCAGATGCCTGTGCCGATCAAAAATTGCCAGTTTGGCCCCATAGGTCATGCGTATTCGCTCATGGCACCACTCGCACTCGAATGTTGTGATGCTCTTGACCCAGGAGCCCTTCCTGATCATCGAATTAAGGCACCGCAGGCATTGAAACGTCAAATCCTGGTCGAGCAGGCCGTGGGTTAAAGCCATTCCATCTCCTCCGAGATGAAAGGCCCTGCAAGACGAATGCCATCATTTTGTCCGCAAACGAGACAAGTCTCCAAGGTTGCATCCTGGGGGTCAGGTATTTGCAAAGCAAAAGGGCTGGACGATTGGCCCGGGTTCTTGTCGGCTTCTGCGGATCAAGAATCGGAGAAGCTTGGCGCCGGCCCAGGCGAATGGTCCGCCAGGCCATAGTTATGTTCGGTGGAACTAAAGAGACACGCTGGTGTTCATCGTGAAAGAACGGCGGGTTCGATCAAATGACTGGCGAAGACACGAGCTTTGGTTCGCTGAGCGAACTGACAGCACAGATCGTGGCTGCATATGTCAGCAGAAACCCGGTCCCTTCCTCCGCTTTGCCGGACCTGATCATCAGCGTCAACCTGTCGCTGTCGACCGCTCGAGAGTCGGCCACAAAAAACAAGGCGAAGCCCGTGCCGGCGGTCAACCCGAGAAAGTCGGTGACACCGGAATTCATCGTCTGCCTCGAAGATGGCAAGAAGTTCAAATCGTTGCGGCGCCATTTAGGCACAAGCCATGGCTTGTCACCCGATCAGTATAGAGCCAAATGGGGACTGGCGCGGGACTATCCCATGAGCGCCACAAACTACTCCGCGGCGCGCTCGGCCCTGGCAAAGTCAATGGGTCTCGGCAAAGCCGGGAACCCTAAGCGGGGCAAAGGCCAGGCTCGGCCGGGCGCAGAAAAAAACCGCTAGTCACCTGTCGGATCCGCGCCGACAACGAGCCACATCCTGCCTGCTGGTCGCGCCATCCACCAGCGTGTCGAGCCACAACAGCCGGGTCAGAGCTGTTTGTGTGAGCTCTCGCAGCTTGCGATGATCGGCAAGCAGCACCTGGCACGCGCCATGATTACAATCCCATCCATTTTTCGAAGCATGAAAGCATGAAAGGTCGTCGAAGTCAGTGAATGGTCGCCCGCCATGTTCCAAGACCTTGTAGCTAGCTTCAACGATCAAAGTGCCGTAGCCGGGCCGAGAACCCTGCCGAGACCAGATCCTGGCCTCTGGCGAACTCTCTTGCCGAGCCGAATAACCTACAGCAACGCCCTCTGCTTTCGGAGATGTCGTCGTGTTCACCGAGTTGCAGATAAAGAGCCTGTAGCATGTGCACGTCGAAACAGGCCTCACCAGGCGCGGCGACGGAAGAGCAAAGCTATCGTAATTGTCGGGCGCTGCGGTTGCAGATCAAAGGAAATCCGCTCGGGGGCGCTCCTCCGTGCCGAAAAAACCCGCTGGCAGAGCCAGCGGGCGAGTTGAGTCGGCAACCTGACTGCGCAGCAGAATGCTGGTGCGCAAGCAGATGCTAATGGAACCCATGCACAGATCTAATGTTCCACACCGTGCGGCGCGGCAATTGGCTTTGTGGCCGTAAGTTGCCATTCATGACCATTTTTTCCAGGCGTTCTGGTGGTCCGATCGCGATGCGCCCAGGGCCCGAAGCACCGACTCGACAGTCTGTTGTGTCACGTCGGGCCTAGCACCACGATCAAGGATGCCGCGCGTCACCTGCAGCCATATGCCCATCACGATGTCGACTGCCAGCTCAGCGTCCGGTATGGTCACGCGCTCTTGGATTATCGCGTGAGCGATATCCGCCTTGAGGTTCGTGCGGATACCCCGCGCGTACTCGGTGCGCGACTGAGAACTCTGGATAACCAGACGTGCCCAGTTCGAATCCGAGATCGCCTTTTCCAAGAACTTGGTGAAGGCGAAGGATAAGCGCTTGACGGGATCTTCTAGTGCGAGGCGCGCATCCTTCAGCACCGCGTCGAAGCTGTCCCCGAGTTTCTCTCCTACAGCCGCGGCCAGTTCGTCGATGCTCTGGAAGTGGTAGTAGAAGGTACCCTTCGCGACGCCGGCTGCCTCCACGACTGCATCGACCGTAACCGCCTCGCGAGGCCGTTCCGCCATCAGCATCGTCCCGGCATCCAAGATCAGCGTACGTGTTCTTTCTCGCTTCTCCCGTCCGATCTCCGCCCTGCGCGCCAAATCAACCTTTGCCATCCGTCCTGCCTTTTTTGCATTGCACCATTACGCAAATGTCATATTGACCAAATAGTCGATTTGACCTAATTGTGCAATATGAAAGTTGCTCAGCCAACCAAACCGGCCCCGGCTCCAGTTTTCGCAACACAAGCGTATCCGAACAATAAGGAATGGCATCAATGAATGTTCAGTCCCAGCACTTCAAGTCAGGGAGCCGGCCGCTGCCGTTCGAATGTATTGCCCTGGTGCTGCAAGGTGGCGGCGCGCTCGGCGCCTACCAAGCGGGAGTCTATGAAGCTCTTGCGGAAGCCGGCATTCATCCGGACTGGGTCGCCGGCGTGTCCATCGGTTCCATCAACGCGGCAATCATTGCCGGTAACGAGCCTTCCGAACGGGTCTCAAAGCTGCGTGCGTTCTGGCACGAGATTACGGCCAACCCCCTGCTCGACTGGGCTACCGCTGCAGGCACGCTCGCTCCCAAAGGCGACCTGCCCCGCGCGATCTTCAATCAGTTCAGTGCAGCCTGTGCGGCCATTGCTGGCGCGCCGGGTTTTTTCAGTCTCCGGCAACCTGCTCCCTGGCTCCGCCCAGGTGGAGCAATCGAGGGCACAAGTTTTTACGAAACCACTCACCTGAAGAGCACGCTTGAACGACTTGTCGACTTCGACCGGATCAACGCAGGCGGCATGCGTTTCAGCGCAGGCGCCGTAAACGTGTGCACGGGTAATTTCGTCTACTTCGACAATCAAACCCATACGATCCGTCCAGAGCACGTGATGGCCAGCGGCTCGCTTCCGCCAGGCTTCCCGGCCATTGAGATCGAGGGGGAATTCTACTGGGACGGCGGCCTCATCTCGAACACCCCGTTGCAATGGGTGGCCGAGAACGGGCCTCGGCAGGACACGCTCGCCTTCCAGGTGGACCTCTGGAGCGCCCAGGGTGATTTTCCTCGTAATCTTGCCGACGTGGCGACCAGGCAGAAGGAAATCCAGTATTCCAGCCGCACCCGCGCCAACACCGAGCAGTTCAAGCAGCACCAGCGGTCCCGGCACGCGCTTGCAGGCTTACTCGCAAAGCTTCCCGCCCACCTGCTCGGCAGCGATGAAGCCACCATGCTGAGCTCTCTTGCGGACCACAAGGTCTACAAATTGGTTCACCTGATCTACCGGTCCAGACAGTACGAGACGCACTCAAAGGATTTCGAGTTTTCGCGGCTGTCGATGGAGGACCATTGGCAAGCCGGCTACTTCGACGCGGCGCGCACGCTGCGTCAGCCAGAGGCACTAAGCAGACCGAACAATCTGGAGGGAGTCAGCACTTACGATCTCGCCCAGGACGGGCAGGAGTAGCCGCCGCGATGCGGCCGCACGACCGAGATCGCACTTCAATTCCCACCTAACTGGCTTCTCCTGAGGCAACCAGACCGCTTCATCAAGGAACTCCAACTATGAATCAAGACACTGTCCGGGAAACGGCGTTCGCCATGCCTCTGACCAATCCCGCCTATCCCCTCGGCCCATATCGTTTCCGAAATCGCGAGTATCTGATCATTACCTATCGGACGGATCCGAGGAAGTTGCGCGAGCTTGTGCCGGAACCGCTTGATGTGCCCGATCCGTTGGTGAAGTTCGAGTTCATACGCATGCCCGACTCGTCGGGGTTCGGCGACTACACGGAAAGTGGCCAGGTCATTCCTATTTCTTTTCGCGGCCGCCATGGCAGCTACACCCATTGCATGTTTCTTGACGATCACCCGCCGATCGCAGGTGGACGCGAACTGTGGGGTTTCCCAAAGAAGCTAGCCAGTCCCACGCTCCGCGTAGAGACCGACACTCTTGTGGGCACACTCGACTACGGCCCGGTCCGGGTCGCCACCGCAACCATGGGCTACAAGCACCGGGCTGCCGAACTCGCATCCGTAAGGGCCTCACTCAGCGAACCGAATTTCCTGCTCAAGATCATCCCCCATGTCGACGGCAGGCCACGTATCTGTGAACTGGTCGAATACCGCTTGGAAGATATCGATCTCAAAGAAGCCTGGCACGGCCCGGCATCGCTCGACCTTTGGCCGCACGCGCTGGCCCCCGTGGCAGAATTACCGGTCCTGGAGGTGGTATCGGCGATGCACATCATTGCCGATCTGACTCTGCCGCTCGGGACGGTCGTCCATGACTATCTGGCCGAGACGAAGCCCACCTATAACAAAGGAAAAACCCATGCGTTCGCTAAGTGAAACATCGTCGGTCAAGCAGGCCGGCGGCCGGCTTATGGACAAGGTCGCAATGATCACTGGAGCTGCGAGCGGCATCGGCAGGGAAATTGCACTCACCTTTGCCCGTGAGGGGGCAAAGGTGGTCATCGCAGATCTCGATCAGCAGGCGGCTCGAAGAACCGCGGCCGAGATCGATCCGACGGGCAAACGTGCGCTCGGAGTCGCGATGGACGTCGGCAATGAGGAGCAGGTCGAAATTGGCATGGGCCAAGCGATCCAGGCCTTCGGCCGATTGGACGTCCTAGTCAGCAACGCCGGTGTCCAGATTGTCGGCCCTCTCGTCGAATTCGAATTCGCAAAATGGAAGAAACTCCTTTCCATCCACCTCGATGGTGCCTTCCTGACCACCCGCGCCGCCTTACGGCAGATGTACAAGCAGAACAGCGGCAGCATCATCTACATGGGATCGGTACATTCCAAGGAAGCATCGCCGCTCAAAGCGCCTTATGTGACAGCCAAGCATGGCTTGATCGGCCTGGCTAAGGTCGTAGCGAAGGAGGGTGCCGACCGCGGCGTTCGTGCCAATGTGATTTGCCCCGGTTTCGTTCGCACCCCGCTGGTGGAAAAGCAGATACCGGAACAGGCCCGCGAGTTCGGGATATCTGAAGCGGAGGTCGTCAAAAACATCATGCTGAAGGAAACCGTCGACGGCCAGTTCACGACTGTGCAGGATGTGGCGGAGACGGCGTTGTTTCTCGCGGCCTTCCCCTCTAACGCTCTGACTGGCCAGTCGCTAGTGGTCAGCCATGGGTGGTCTATGCAGTAGCCTTGCAGGACACCGGCAAGCCAGGGGTCTACCGGGGCGGGTTGCGCAAAAGCGGGAGCACGCGCTTCGAATCGACCAATATGGCGCGCCGCGTATCGAGGGGCACCCGGCCACGCATGTAGTGAAGTTCTGGCCTGTAGCGCGGTGCTATGAAGTTCCTAACTGCCGAGAAACAGTTTTTGAGGAGGGATCGCGCTTTCATGGTCTATTTCCTTCTCTAAGCTGGTTTAGTTTCCGAATGGGTTGGCAGAGCCGGCAGCCATAGGTCGACCGAGGTACCCTGTCGGGGCGCGCTGGTAATCGAGAGTTCCCCCTGCAGACTTTTGATAAGCTGCCCGATCATCGCCAGAGAGAGGCCGTTTTCGTTGCTCTCCAGCGGGAGACTGGCGTCTTCCGATATCTTCGCTGCTGCTTCACTCCCACCGAGGCCGGTTTCAGTTACGGAAAGGTGGATCATCCGCTCTGACAAACCGATGTGGCTCGAGGGCGGAAACCCTAGTCCGGCAGCAATAGTGACATTGCCGCCATCTGGCATGGCATCATGTGCACCGAGAACGAGATTGAGGAGAGCAAGATCCACGAGTTGCCGATCGACAAATGCCAGCGGAAGATTGTCCGCGACCTCTATGGCTCGACAGATGTCGGTCGAGAGGACGCTGGCGAACGCGGTCTTGAACAGCTCGAGCGACCGGCGAATGTCTACTGGTTCGGGCATTACCGGCCGAGGGTGCGCAGGTCGAGAAGTTGCCGGGCAAGAGTCTTGGCACGAAACGCGCAAAAAATGGCGCCGTCGATCTTCCTGATCTGCCTGGAAGTGCCGGCGCGGCGCTCTTGCAACTCTTGAAGAATGGTGAGCACCGGTGTCAGAAGTTTGTCGAAGTCGTGGACAATAGACCAGAGAAGTCTGCGTGGTTCTTTTGCCCCGGTGGGTGCGCCTGACTCGTCGGGCCGGCAGTAACCGTACTGAGATGAGCTGTATTCCATCATACTTCTCTCTCTTGAACCCGTTCGGGATACTCTTCGGTGATGAGCGTTTTTATCCCGCGGGTAATTCAGCCTGCTATTGTTCTGACGTATAGGCGCCTTGCCTTTTCGGCATATTTGCCGGGGCAATTCCACGATTCCGGCAACTCTGGACGGCGAGTGGAGGTCGATTGAGGAGATGAAGACTTGGGCCGGCTCTTGGGCGGCTCGTCAGCGGGCCGCTGACGACTTAAGCAACAATGGCGAGCTCGGGAAACATACGCCTTCGACAGCCGTAGCGTCATGAAGGGCTGTGCGAGCCCGGCTTTGGATCTGGCAACGACGGAAAAGCCTAGCCGGCCGATCTGGCTGGCCGAGCATTCAGGCGCGGTTCACCCGTCAATACGAAAGTATGTGAGTGACTATCAACGCGGCGCGCTCACGAGGCGACCGTATAATAGAATTTGGTTGATTATTCTGTCATTCGTTTCACGTTCGAAGTCGGATTTTTCCTTGGTGAATACCCCAGCCCCACATCGGCTTTGGAAGATACCGCCATGACATGTATAGTCTGCCAAAAAAATTTCCTTGAGCGTCCTTTCCACTACTACTTCTGTTCGAAGGTTTGCTGGGATGCCGCGACGACAAAGACCGCTTGGAAGATTCTATCGGACAAAGACTTCGGTCCGCTTACGCCTGTTAAGCTCACCACTCCCATTCGCTATCCTCAGCTAGGGACCAGATGACGATTGAGCGGCAGTTCGGCTGTGTTTGTAAAACAGATGGCATTCGAGGGCGCTGGACCACGTAACTGGTCGGCACTCTGCCGAAAGGGTTAAGAACGTATACGCCGGCATAATACCCGGAGTGCTCAATGCCGGGCTAAGGTTGCGTCGGTCCTGAGTTTCAGCTCCTCCCAACAGGGCCAACCCTGCCGCGCCGGGAAGCCCGATGACGCACCCCCCTCGTCCTCCCGGCGCGGCCCCTCTTCGAAAGGCAGGCGCTTTCGCGGCGATGCGAGGGCGGTGCGAACAGGATGCAGGCAGGAAAAGATCGGCGACAGATGTGAGCAGCCCTGCTGCGTACCAAAAGCCGGGCGCGTTGACACGACAAAGAAGTGGGTGAAACTGCGATGCCCGCGCTGCAACAATGATGCGGGCGGCATGGAGTCGAGCGGTGTGAAGATGGGCGGCACCGTCCAAGGCGGGCTGAAAAGGACCGCCAGAAAAGTGAAAGGCAAGCAGGAGCGGTCAGACTCTCCTGGTCGGCGGACAATCTCGACTCTGGTTGGCGAAAATGCCTCCCACGCTGCCTGGAATGACGGCGATCGAATCCTCACACCTCAAATACGCCAGAACGAGAAGGGCGGACCGCAGTTGGTCCTTATCGTGCGGCTTGCGTCCGCGCATCCCAGCCGCGCCAGCATCGACAGGCTGACACACGAATATGGCCTGAAAGACGAGCTGGACAGCGCCTGGGCGGCAAAGCCGCTGGAACTTATCAACGACAACGGCCGCAGCGCACTCATCCTCGAGAACTTTGGCGGTGTGCCACTCCACCAGATTATCGGAGACCGAACAGATCTCAGAACGCGCGATCTCCCGAACTTCCTGCGCGTGGCCATCAGTATTGCCGTGACGGTGGGCAAGCTCCACGAGCGCGGCCTCATTCACAGGGACATCAAGCCGGCGAACATCCTGGTGAACGAGGTTGAAGGACAGGTTCGGCTCACGGGGTTCGGAGTGGCATCATGCCTCCTTCGGGAGCGCCAGGTGCCCGAAGCCCCCGAGATCATTGCCGGCACCCTTGCATACATGGCGCCCGAACAGACTGGCCGCATGAACCGGTCAGTGGACTCGCGTTGTGATCTCTACGCGGTCGGGGTCACGTATTACGAAATGCTCACCGGCAGGCTACCCTTCACTGCATCCGAACCGATGGAATGGGTTCACTGCCATATTGCCAGGCGCCCTGTGCCACCGTCCGAGCGCGTCATGGAGGTGCCACCCACCATGTCGGCAATCGTGATGAGGCTGCTCGCCAAGAATGCCGAGGAACGTTACCAGACAGCTGCCGGGCTGGAAGCGGATCTGCGTCGGGCCCTGCTCGATATGGAAAGCTACGGCCGTATCGGGGAATTCGCACTCGGGGCTCACGACGTGTCGGACAGGCTGCTGATCTCTGAGCGGCCCTATGGGCGCGAGCCCGAAATCACTGCCTTACGTGCCGCTTTCGACCGAGTTGTTTGCTTGGGCCGAACCGAACTGGTGTTAATTTCAGGCCCGGCCGGGACTGGCAAGTCGATGGCGGCGAACGAGCTTCATCGCGCGCTCGTTCCGCAAGGACTTTTTGCATCAGGGAAATTCGACCAGGATCAACGCGACGTCCCCTATGCGAGCTTGGCGCAGGCCTTGCAGGGTCTGGTGAAGACTCTGCTGGGCAAGAGCGAAGCCGAGCTCGAGCCGTGGCGCGCCTGGCTAGCTGAAGCTTTGGGCGCAAGTGGACAATTGATGACAACGCTCGTGCCAGAGCTCGAAACCTTGACTGGTCCGCAGCCGCCCGCGACCGAATTATCGCCACAGGATGCCAAGCGCCGCTTCCATTTGATCGTAAGGCGACTGCTTGCAGTGTTCGCCCGCGCGGAGCATCCGCTGGTGCTATTTTTTGATGACCTCCAATGGCTGGATGCGGCGACACTCGACCTGCTTGAGGATCTTTGTACGCACCGGGATTTGAGCTATCTGCTGCTGATCGGCGCTTATCGCGACAATGAGGTCACGGCTAGCCACCCGCTGATCCGGCGCCTGGCTGCAATTCGCGAGGCAGGAGAATTGGTCCGGGAAATCCGGCTGATGCCGCTCAAGCTGGAAGACGTTGGCGAGATGCTCGCCGATGCCCTTCATTGCGGGAGCAAACGTGTCCAGCCGCTTGCAAGGCTGGTGCACCAGAAAAGCGCGGGCAATCCATTCTTTGCCCTTCAGTTTCTCAGCACGCTGCCTGACGAAGGGCTCCTTGAGTTTGATCGTGCGGAGGCCCGCTGGAAGTGGAACCTCGAGCGCATACGGGCCAAAGGCTATACTGACAACGTCGCGGACCTCATGCTGGCCAAGCTGCGGCGCTTACCCGCTGCGACCCAGGCCGCCCTGAGCATGCTGGCCTGTATCGGCAATCGAGCGACAGTTGGTACGCTGACCTTGATCAGGGACGAAAGCGAAGAAGCAGTCCACGCGGTATTCTGGGCTGCGGCGCGGGCCGGCCTCGTGCTGAGGCAACAGAAGACCTACCGGTTCCTGCATGACAGGGTGCAAGAGGCCGCCTACGGGCTGATGCCCCAAAGCGAGCAGAGCGCTGCGCATCTTGCGATAGGTAGACTTTTGCTAACGCATACGCCGTCAAACGCACTTGAAGAAAATATCTTCGAGATCGTCGGGCAGCTAAACCGCGGCAGGACACTGATCGCAGGGGCTAAGGAGCGCGAGCGCCTCGCCGACCTGAATCTGGTCGCCGCCCGCCGTGCCAAGGCGGCGGCGGCTTATGATTCGGCGCTAGCCTATGCCTGCGCAGGTGCGGCGCTGCTGCCGGGCGACGCATGGGAACGCCGGTATGAGCTCACCTTCGCGCTCGAGCTGCACCGAGCCGAAAGTGAGTTTTTAACGGGCGCATCGGAGGAGGCGGAGGCGCGCCTGGCGAATTTGGCGCGCCGTGCGACAAGCCTTACGGAGTTGGCGCGTGTCACTCGGCTTCGGGTGGACCTTTTCATGAGTCTCGGCCGAAGCGATCAGGCTATCGTCGTCGGTCTCGATTGCTTGCGCCGGATGGGCATCACGTGGCCCGCTCATCCCAGCAAAAATCGTGTGCGGCGCGAATACGTCCAGTTATGGCGACAGCTGGGGCAACGGCCGATCGAAGCGTTGCTCGACTTGCCGCCTATGGCAGATCCGATCGCGCTCGCGACAATGGATGTCCTGACCTCACTCGTGACTCCAGCTCTTTTCACCGACGAGAACCTGCGATGCCTGGTTATCGGGCGACTGGGGAACGTGAGTCTCAAATATGGCAATAGCGACACCTCCCCTTACGCCTATACCGCCGTGGGCACCGTGCTGGGACCATATTTTGGCAAGTATGACGCGGGTTTCCGGTTCGGTCTGCTCGGCCTTGACCTGGTGGAGCAGCCTGAGATGCACCGCCTTAAGGCACGTGTATACCTTGCCTTTGGCAATCTTGCGAAGTCTTCTCCGAGGCACGTCCGGACCGGCCGTCCACTGGCGCAGCTCGTTTTTGAAACAGCGCAGCAGGTGGGCGATCTCACCTACGCAGTCTTGAGCCGCAACAATCTCCTGACTTACCTGCTCGCCAGCGGCGAGCCCCTCCCCCAAGTTGAAGGCGATGCAGAAGCTGGGCTGGACTTCGCGCGACAGGCCGGGTTTGGTGTGGCCGTCGGCTTCATTACCGGGCAGCTTCAGCTCATTCGGTCGCTACGCGGGCTGACGCCGAAGTTCGGCTGTTTCAATGAAGCAGAATTTGACGAATTGGAGTTCGAGCGGCGAACCGACGGCAAGCCGGGCAGTTGCTTGTACTGGATCCGCAAGCTACAGGCGTGTGCTCTCGCCGGAGACCACCTCGCAGCGCTTGCGGCGGCGGCAAAAGCAGAAGGTCTCTTGTGGATGACCCCCGCTATCTTTGAGCGGGCAGACTATCATTTTTTTGCAGGCGTCTCGCTGGCTGCGCTTTCCCACGAAGCCTCGCCCACCGAGAGCTCCCGGCTTCGAAGGGCGATGGCCGTTCATCGCCGTCAACTCGACCAATGGGCCGAACACTGCCCGGAGAATTTTGGCAGCCGCGCCGCGCTGATCAATGCGGAGACCGCGCGCTTGAGCAACCGCCTGCCGGATGCCGAGCGCTTATACGAGAAAGCCATCCGACTGGCTCACGTGAGTGCGCTACCTCATGACGAGGCGATCGCCTATGAGCGTGCATCGGCCTTCTACCGTCAGCGGGGATTCGACCAGATTGCTCACCTCTACCTGCAAAACGCCCGCCGCTGCTATGCGCGTTGGGGCGCCGATGGCAAGGTGCATCAACTGAATGAGCTCTTTCCTCAACTAAGGGACGACCAACCAGCATCGGTTGGAACAACCACGATTGAAACGCCGGTCGAAAGACTCGACCTCGCCACTGTCATCAAAGTTTCGCAAGCGGTATCCGGTGAAATAATGCTTGAGAAGCTGATCGACACGGTCATGCGAATGGCCCTCGAGCAGGCGGGCGCCGGGCGTGGACTACTCATCCTGTCGCATGGCAGCGGGCCGCGGATTGCTGCGGAAGCGACGACACGCGGGGAAGCGGTCCTCGTGGAATTGCGCGATGTGCCCACTGTCGGAACGATGCCAGAGTCGGTTCTCCACTACGTGCTGCGCACGCGCGAAGCCGTAAGCCTGGATGATGCCTCTGCCGAAAGCTCTTTTGCGGCCGATCCCTACATCCGAAACCACGCGGCCCAATCCATCCTATGCTTGCCGCTGATCAATCACGCAAAGCTTATCGGTGCTCTTTATCTTGAAAACAACCTGGCTGGCCACGTCTTCGCGCAGGCAGGTAGCACGGTGTTGAAGCTGCTCGCTTCGCAGGCCGCCACGGCGCTTGAGATTACTGGTCTTTATCGCGACCTCGCAGAACGCGAGGGCCGGATCGGCCGGCTCGTGGGCGCCAACATCATCGGCATTTTCATCCGGGATTTGGACGGTGGGATTGTCGAGGCAA
This window contains:
- the ligD gene encoding DNA ligase D, yielding MGNLAQPLSFVEFQSPTLVDKAPEGREWLHEIKYDGYRTELIIEGGAARAFTRRGYDWSRRYRRIVEAAAALPVKNAIIDGEAVVLGDTGLPDYQALERELGNPNSSRLILYAFDLLYLNGRDFRALPLAERKAGLEKLLKGTAPTLTYAEHLEASGRDVFEHACRMGLEGIVCKRADAPYRSGVQTTWLKVKCIKSDTFPIVAFVEKLGAHPRRVASLYIGRREGDRLLYAGKAQSGYTTRAAQELRERLDPLIISKSPLSEPIKKPKATWVKPDALAEVQFSGVTDRGILREAVFKGLREDLATIPAKPPAASRRRESAVGHGVPRENILQLLPDAVSPSKEELARYWETVADQALPHLARRPLKLVRHTLGATFFHKGPLPDIPCAVHQLRVQKREGGEGVRVWVDDLAGLLGLVEMDAVELHPWNATVEDIEHCDRIVLDLDPGQAVEWDEVIDTALALRDILRAAGLESWPKVTGGKGIHLMAPLETRMTHDKARHLARSLAQCLVDADPDRYLLSAAPSARKGRIFVDYLRNGRGNTAVGAFSPRARPGFPIAHPVSWTQIERGIRPDAFDIGHPFRAAPQQATRRAAGHAAR
- a CDS encoding MucR family transcriptional regulator, producing the protein MTGEDTSFGSLSELTAQIVAAYVSRNPVPSSALPDLIISVNLSLSTARESATKNKAKPVPAVNPRKSVTPEFIVCLEDGKKFKSLRRHLGTSHGLSPDQYRAKWGLARDYPMSATNYSAARSALAKSMGLGKAGNPKRGKGQARPGAEKNR
- a CDS encoding TetR/AcrR family transcriptional regulator, producing MAKVDLARRAEIGREKRERTRTLILDAGTMLMAERPREAVTVDAVVEAAGVAKGTFYYHFQSIDELAAAVGEKLGDSFDAVLKDARLALEDPVKRLSFAFTKFLEKAISDSNWARLVIQSSQSRTEYARGIRTNLKADIAHAIIQERVTIPDAELAVDIVMGIWLQVTRGILDRGARPDVTQQTVESVLRALGASRSDHQNAWKKWS
- a CDS encoding patatin-like phospholipase family protein, with translation MNVQSQHFKSGSRPLPFECIALVLQGGGALGAYQAGVYEALAEAGIHPDWVAGVSIGSINAAIIAGNEPSERVSKLRAFWHEITANPLLDWATAAGTLAPKGDLPRAIFNQFSAACAAIAGAPGFFSLRQPAPWLRPGGAIEGTSFYETTHLKSTLERLVDFDRINAGGMRFSAGAVNVCTGNFVYFDNQTHTIRPEHVMASGSLPPGFPAIEIEGEFYWDGGLISNTPLQWVAENGPRQDTLAFQVDLWSAQGDFPRNLADVATRQKEIQYSSRTRANTEQFKQHQRSRHALAGLLAKLPAHLLGSDEATMLSSLADHKVYKLVHLIYRSRQYETHSKDFEFSRLSMEDHWQAGYFDAARTLRQPEALSRPNNLEGVSTYDLAQDGQE
- a CDS encoding acetoacetate decarboxylase, encoding MNQDTVRETAFAMPLTNPAYPLGPYRFRNREYLIITYRTDPRKLRELVPEPLDVPDPLVKFEFIRMPDSSGFGDYTESGQVIPISFRGRHGSYTHCMFLDDHPPIAGGRELWGFPKKLASPTLRVETDTLVGTLDYGPVRVATATMGYKHRAAELASVRASLSEPNFLLKIIPHVDGRPRICELVEYRLEDIDLKEAWHGPASLDLWPHALAPVAELPVLEVVSAMHIIADLTLPLGTVVHDYLAETKPTYNKGKTHAFAK
- a CDS encoding 3-hydroxybutyrate dehydrogenase; translation: MRSLSETSSVKQAGGRLMDKVAMITGAASGIGREIALTFAREGAKVVIADLDQQAARRTAAEIDPTGKRALGVAMDVGNEEQVEIGMGQAIQAFGRLDVLVSNAGVQIVGPLVEFEFAKWKKLLSIHLDGAFLTTRAALRQMYKQNSGSIIYMGSVHSKEASPLKAPYVTAKHGLIGLAKVVAKEGADRGVRANVICPGFVRTPLVEKQIPEQAREFGISEAEVVKNIMLKETVDGQFTTVQDVAETALFLAAFPSNALTGQSLVVSHGWSMQ